One region of Cottoperca gobio chromosome 19, fCotGob3.1, whole genome shotgun sequence genomic DNA includes:
- the LOC115024858 gene encoding pro-neuregulin-3, membrane-bound isoform-like, with protein MSERSGASSLAAMTLEEPGAEQASPRAPGPLRCGPCAVWPRQQTWLCAVPLVMGFVGLGLSLMLLKWIVVGSVQDYVPTDLVDPKGSIGQDPIFLSKPSAMPKGPDISTATTTSAASTTAMVSTTTPLAADGTAPAPRTRSGPPANHSANGSTANGDVNRAPHLHNRIGTRISGTVVTTSTTRATRLTPPPNGKEVTPRSTVKKGSSSGNGRNGAANSKPGQTSATVTSTASITSTATVKNTPKAQPTTSQQAVPVKPTSRWNHGRPGKGPSTRPHHRFRTRIAQ; from the exons ATGAGTGAGCGTTCTGGTGCAAGCAGTCTAGCTGCTATGACCCTGGAGGAGCCAGGGGCTGAACAGGCATCTCCCAGAGCCCCGGGCCCTCTCCGCTGTGGCCCCTGTGCTGTGTGGCCTCGCCAGCAGACCTGGCTGTGTGCCGTGCCCCTGGTAATGGGCTTTGTGGGACTGGGACTTAGTCTTATGCTACTAAAATGGATTGTTGTGGGATCTGTGCAAGACTATGTCCCCACTGATCTGGTGGATCCCAAAGGTAGCATTGGACAGGACCCTATATTTCTCTCCAAACCCAGTGCCATGCCCAAGGGGCCCGACATTTCCACAGCCACCACTACTTCAGCTGCCTCTACCACAGCAATGGTCTCGACTACAACGCCGCTAGCTGCAGATGGTACGGCCCCAGCGCCAAGAACTCGATCGGGGCCACCGGCAAACCACTCAGCCAATGGCAGCACTGCCAATGGAGATGTCAACCGCGCCCCGCACCTTCACAACCGCATTGGCACCCGCATTAGTGGGACTGTGGTTACCACTTCCACCACTCGCGCCACCCGACTCACCCCACCACCCAATGGTAAGGAGGTCACCCCTCGCAGCACGGTTAAAAAAGGAAGCAGCAGCGGTAATGGGCGGAACGGTGCCGCCAACTCAAAGCCAGGGCAGACTTCTGCCACCGTCACCAGTACAGCATCCATCACATCTACAGCTACTGTGAAGAACACCCCCAAGGCGCAGCCAACCACCTCCCAGCAGGCAGTCCCAGTCAAGCCCACGTCACGCTGGAATCACGGACGCCCAGGCAAGGGCCCGTCCACACGCCCACACCATCGCTTCAGAACAC GTATCGCTCAGTAG